Proteins encoded together in one Manis pentadactyla isolate mManPen7 chromosome 6, mManPen7.hap1, whole genome shotgun sequence window:
- the LOC130684128 gene encoding phenylalanine--tRNA ligase beta subunit, with protein MPTVSVKRDLLFKALGRTYTDEEFNELCFEFGLELDEITSEKEIISKEQGNEKAQGASNVILYKIDVPANRYDLLCLEGLVRGLQVFKERIKAPVYKRLMPNGEIQKLIITEETAKIRPYAVAAVLRNIKFTKDRYDSFIELQEKLHQNICRKRALVAIGTHDLDTLSGPFTYTAKRPSDIKFKPLNKTKEYTACELMNMYKTDNQLKHYLHIIENKPLYPVIYDSNGVVLSMPPIINGNRSKITVNTRNVFIECTGTDFTKAKIVLDIIVTMFSEYCENQFTVEATEVVFPNGKSYTFPELAYRKEMVRADLINKKVGIRETPENLAKLLTRMYLKSEVIGDGNQIEIEIPPTRADIIHACDIVEDAAIAYGYNNIQMTLPKTYTIANQFPLNKLTELLRYDMAAAGFTEALTFALCSQEDIADKLGVDISATKAVHISNPKTAEFQVARTTLLPGLLKTIAANRKMPLPLKLFEISDIVVKDSSRDVGARNYRHLCAVYYSKNPGFEIIHGLLDRIMQLLGVPPGEKKRGYVLKASDGPAFFPGRCAEVFARGQSVGKLGVLHPDVITKFELTMPCSSLEINIEPFL; from the coding sequence ATGCCGACTGTCAGCGTGAAGCGCGATCTGCTCTTCAAAGCCCTGGGCCGGACTTACACTGACGAAGAATTTAATGAACTATGTTTCGAATTTGGTCTGGAACTTGATGAAATTACTTCTGAGAAGGAAATTATAAGTAAGGAACAAGGTAATGAAAAGGCACAGGGGGCCTCCAATGTTATTCTTTACAAAATTGACGTCCCTGCCAATAGATATGATCTCCTTTGTCTGGAAGGATTGGTTCGAGGACTTCAAGTCTTCAAAGAAAGGATAAAGGCTCCAGTGTATAAACGGTTAATGCCTAATGGAGAAATCCAGAAACTGATCATCACAGAAGAGACAGCTAAAATACGTCCTTATGCTGTAGCAGCTGTTCTCCGAAATATAAAGTTTACTAAAGATCGATACGACAGCTTCATTGAACTTCAAGAGAAATTACATCAGAATATTTGCAGGAAAAGAGCTCTGGTTGCTATTGGTACCCATGATTTGGACACTCTGTCAGGCCCATTTACTTATACTGCAAAGCGGCCTTCAGATATCAAATTCAAGCCTCTAAACAAGACCAAGGAGTATACAGCCTGTGAACTGATGAACATGTACAAGACTGACAACCAGCTTAAACATTACTTACATATCATTGAAAATAAACCCCTTTACCCAGTTATCTATGATAGCAATGGTGTTGTCCTTTCCATGCCTCCTATCATCAATGGAAATCGTTCCAAAATAACAGTAAATACcagaaatgtatttattgaatgcaCAGGAACTGACTTTACTAAGGCAAAAATTGTTCTTGATATTATTGTCACCATGTTCAGTGAATATTGTGAGAATCAATTTACGGTTGAAGCAACTGAGGTAGTTTTTCCTAATGGAAAATCATATACCTTTCCAGAATTGGCTTACCGTAAGGAGATGGTGAGAGCTGATCTAATTAACAAAAAAGTTGGAATCAGAGAAACTCCAGAAAATCTTGCCAAGCTTCTGACCAGGATGTATTTAAAGTCAGAAGTCATAGGTGATGGGAATCAGATTGAGATTGAAATCCCTCCGACCAGAGCTGATATTATCCATGCATGTGATATTGTAGAAGATGCAGCTATTGCTTATGGATATAACAACATTCAGATGACTCTCCCGAAAACATACACCATAGCTAATCAATTTCCTCTTAATAAGCTCACAGAACTTCTACGATATGACATGGCAGCTGCTGGCTTCACTGAAGCGCTGACCTTTGCTCTGTGCTCCCAAGAAGATATTGCTGATAAACTTGGAGTGGACATCTCTGCAACAAAAGCAGTCCACATAAGTAATCCTAAAACAGCTGAATTTCAGGTGGCACGCACTACCCTTCTTCCTGGCCTCCTGAAGACCATCGCAGCCAATCGGAAGATGCCCCTTCCTCTGAAACTGTTTGAAATCTCTGACATTGTTGTGAAAGATTCTAGCAGAGATGTAGGTGCAAGAAACTACAGGCATCTCTGTGCTGTTTATTACAGCAAGAATCCTGGGTTTGAGATTATCCACGGACTGCTGGACAGAATCATGCAGCTGCTTGGCGTGCCTCCTGGTGAAAAGAAGCGGGGTTATGTGCTCAAAGCATCAGATGGCCCTGCTTTCTTCCCGGGGCGATGTGCCGAGGTCTTTGCCAGGGGTCAAAGCGTCGGGAAGCTCGGGGTCCTTCATCCTGATGTGATCACCAAATTTGAGCTTACCATGCCCTGCTCCTCTCTGGAAATCAATATTGAGCCCTTTTTGTGA